The Citrifermentans bemidjiense Bem genome window below encodes:
- a CDS encoding choice-of-anchor N protein gives MKKLVLATVLALSLIATQAFAIPALQLYIPGATYLSDTWVIDSNNFELWVIGNGAKEPISGVYLAAAYATGETGTINITRTGSSTSLAVAHSGGDGTVPLLGGGASLAPHDPWGAGTSWYSYLLGDFTSKADTIYDYTTGTADQGTGQINKYNVDIVGYASGLHFDAYDHIESGNHTRYIFAPFSHDGENTNPVPEPGTVVLLGAGLLSLAIYGKRRRN, from the coding sequence ATGAAAAAACTCGTATTAGCAACTGTCTTAGCGCTCTCCTTGATAGCAACCCAAGCCTTTGCTATCCCCGCTCTGCAGCTGTACATCCCGGGAGCGACTTACCTCAGCGACACCTGGGTCATCGACAGCAACAATTTCGAATTGTGGGTGATCGGCAACGGTGCCAAAGAGCCCATCTCCGGTGTGTACCTGGCCGCAGCATACGCGACCGGAGAGACCGGAACGATCAACATCACCCGTACGGGCAGCAGCACCAGCCTCGCCGTTGCTCATAGCGGAGGCGACGGAACCGTGCCTCTTTTGGGTGGTGGCGCCAGTCTGGCGCCCCACGACCCGTGGGGAGCCGGAACCAGCTGGTACTCCTACCTCTTGGGTGATTTCACCTCCAAGGCCGACACCATTTACGACTACACCACCGGCACTGCGGACCAGGGTACCGGCCAGATCAACAAGTACAACGTAGACATCGTCGGTTACGCAAGCGGGCTGCACTTCGACGCTTACGACCACATCGAAAGCGGAAACCACACTAGATACATCTTCGCTCCTTTCTCACATGACGGTGAGAATACCAACCCCGTTCCGGAACCGGGCACCGTGGTTCTGCTTGGCGCAGGTCTTCTCAGCCTCGCCATTTACGGCAAACGCCGTCGTAACTAG
- a CDS encoding cytochrome c biogenesis protein, with product MAEIEKLLLFAAIITCGVSCVFHIIGWIFSKDTVFSIGKGLIWPFLGLVTGAIAVRWHHLGHGPYITLYEVLLSNVWVATALYLAVTFKRKALDAIGVFAMPIILLTVGAVVMSPSQASNLTPAYKSVWLILHICFAKLTYGSLVVATALSISILLKRYAAEKHRFMMRLTEPERADRLCHKLIAASLMFASIMIVSGSIWANQLWGKYWGWDPVEVWSLITWIVYGLYLHLRITYRFKGVPAAVYCINSFLVSAVSFFIMPYVLNTVHNSFMFAK from the coding sequence GTGGCAGAGATTGAAAAGTTGCTGTTGTTTGCCGCAATAATCACCTGCGGCGTGAGTTGCGTATTCCACATCATTGGCTGGATTTTTTCCAAAGATACTGTCTTTAGCATCGGGAAAGGGCTGATCTGGCCCTTTCTTGGCCTCGTTACCGGAGCGATTGCCGTGCGTTGGCACCATCTTGGCCACGGACCGTATATCACCCTCTACGAGGTCCTGCTTTCCAACGTCTGGGTTGCCACGGCATTGTATCTCGCGGTCACCTTCAAGCGCAAAGCCCTCGATGCCATAGGGGTCTTTGCCATGCCGATCATACTTCTCACCGTTGGGGCAGTCGTGATGTCCCCGTCTCAAGCTTCCAACCTCACCCCTGCCTACAAAAGCGTCTGGCTGATTCTGCACATTTGCTTTGCGAAGCTCACCTACGGAAGCCTCGTCGTTGCTACGGCACTCTCCATTTCCATACTTCTCAAACGGTATGCGGCAGAGAAACACCGCTTCATGATGCGGTTGACCGAGCCAGAACGAGCCGACCGGCTCTGTCACAAACTCATCGCCGCGTCACTGATGTTTGCCTCGATAATGATCGTCTCCGGTTCCATCTGGGCGAATCAGCTTTGGGGGAAGTACTGGGGATGGGACCCGGTGGAAGTCTGGTCGCTGATCACCTGGATCGTATACGGCCTGTATCTCCACCTGCGCATCACCTACCGTTTCAAGGGGGTTCCCGCCGCGGTCTACTGCATCAACTCGTTTCTGGTTTCTGCGGTTTCCTTTTTCATCATGCCCTACGTTTTGAATACCGTGCACAACAGCTTCATGTTCGCGAAGTAG
- a CDS encoding cytochrome c biogenesis protein ResB: protein MVVGFIGSKKVAVFLLVLVLIIFVYEGVTQQVTAKILLCGAFLLAANLVCCIYLNARKVAKASLRQMGFVTFHAGLLVILLGGVVSYYTYSVGYVEVAEGNSFSDERSSYNGWKQRFGSRKGTGVQIGVKKIHLNFWENGQIKEYTNLVVIGDGGMEREAVLEVNGSVRHRGLLINLARYFGLAPHFALETAQGEKEGYIYISDTAKTNTFTIPALGYEATAAYRNITDRAVAVSVNTPGKGWVSRTMVAGDVLDLGKGRLKLTGISLWNGITVVKDSGKEITFAGFALFLAGLLMYYLRFFQEALRSGRD from the coding sequence ATGGTAGTCGGTTTCATCGGCAGCAAGAAGGTTGCGGTCTTTTTACTCGTGCTGGTGCTCATCATCTTCGTTTATGAGGGGGTAACCCAGCAGGTAACGGCAAAAATACTACTTTGCGGCGCATTCCTGCTGGCAGCAAACCTCGTCTGTTGCATATATCTCAATGCGCGGAAAGTGGCCAAAGCGAGCCTGCGCCAGATGGGATTCGTCACCTTTCATGCGGGACTTCTCGTCATCCTGCTGGGAGGCGTGGTCAGCTATTACACCTATTCGGTTGGATATGTGGAAGTCGCCGAAGGGAACAGTTTTAGCGACGAGCGCTCCAGTTACAACGGCTGGAAGCAGCGGTTCGGAAGCAGGAAAGGGACCGGCGTTCAGATTGGCGTGAAGAAGATTCACCTGAATTTCTGGGAAAACGGCCAGATCAAGGAATATACGAACCTGGTAGTCATCGGGGATGGCGGCATGGAAAGGGAAGCGGTTCTGGAAGTAAACGGATCCGTGCGGCACCGCGGCCTGCTGATAAACCTCGCACGTTATTTCGGCCTCGCGCCTCACTTCGCGCTGGAAACAGCGCAGGGGGAGAAGGAAGGCTACATATATATCAGCGACACAGCCAAAACCAACACCTTTACCATCCCCGCCCTGGGGTACGAGGCCACCGCGGCCTACCGGAACATCACCGACCGAGCCGTCGCTGTCTCGGTCAATACTCCCGGGAAGGGATGGGTGAGCCGAACCATGGTTGCCGGCGACGTACTCGATCTGGGCAAAGGGCGGTTGAAACTCACCGGCATCTCCCTTTGGAACGGTATTACGGTGGTAAAGGACTCGGGAAAAGAAATCACCTTTGCCGGATTCGCGCTCTTTCTTGCCGGCTTGCTGATGTATTACCTACGTTTTTTCCAGGAGGCTTTGAGAAGTGGCAGAGATTGA
- the modA gene encoding molybdate ABC transporter substrate-binding protein translates to MHSLKKSMLTLICCTLFVSPALAGEVNLFVAASLKEVVNELSDSYSHKHPSVKFVKNYAASGQLAKQIENGAPSDLYVSANVEWMNYLKAKKLVDPGRIGTFTYNTLVFAGTPGKATSLRDLVKLDRIAIGSPKSVPAGEYAAEALKKAGLDKQIEKKLVMAKDVRECLMYVERGEVDGGFVYRTDALQAKKARILFTVPQELYPRVVYPMALTAAGGRNKEAADFFAFLMGGEAKAVLAKYGFASH, encoded by the coding sequence ATGCATTCTCTCAAGAAGTCGATGCTCACCCTTATCTGCTGCACCCTTTTTGTCTCGCCCGCCCTAGCCGGCGAGGTCAACCTTTTCGTGGCTGCAAGCCTCAAGGAGGTGGTTAACGAGCTTTCCGACAGCTATTCCCACAAGCACCCCAGCGTAAAGTTCGTGAAAAATTACGCGGCGTCCGGACAACTCGCCAAACAGATCGAAAACGGCGCTCCCTCAGACCTGTATGTCTCGGCCAATGTCGAATGGATGAACTATCTCAAGGCGAAGAAACTGGTCGATCCCGGCAGGATCGGAACCTTTACTTACAACACCCTTGTCTTTGCAGGCACTCCGGGCAAGGCGACCTCGCTACGGGATCTGGTCAAGTTGGATCGCATTGCTATTGGTAGCCCGAAGAGTGTCCCAGCCGGTGAGTATGCCGCCGAGGCGCTGAAAAAAGCGGGACTGGATAAGCAGATCGAGAAGAAGTTGGTCATGGCAAAGGATGTGCGCGAATGCCTCATGTACGTGGAGCGGGGCGAAGTGGACGGCGGCTTTGTGTACCGCACAGATGCTCTGCAGGCGAAAAAAGCGAGGATACTCTTTACTGTTCCTCAGGAGCTTTATCCCAGGGTGGTGTATCCCATGGCGCTCACGGCAGCCGGGGGGAGAAATAAGGAGGCAGCCGACTTCTTTGCTTTCCTAATGGGGGGCGAGGCCAAGGCGGTACTTGCCAAATACGGTTTCGCGTCCCACTGA